A genomic stretch from Lathyrus oleraceus cultivar Zhongwan6 chromosome 2, CAAS_Psat_ZW6_1.0, whole genome shotgun sequence includes:
- the LOC127119890 gene encoding probable E3 ubiquitin-protein ligase HIP1: MGSSSSKGASSCSSSSSSSCSLRKNRSKRLRGFPSYCLGTTSGSRDSDNDERVCDQNKVNGSDVTYSSSNEIDSDEVKSESFRKVKPDGIPCMPSNIDLDEWSHAESRTASISAHGSSTQSTNSTSRFLSRFSLIPGNISFRLSRTTSLGSSRPCPDSSANLSIFNNDEDELSLHNRNETQQYSGGNMLNGSFVSPVPIQYHGDASNSLSSNAPIFGLGSNLSSSPTLSPLVDTVRDGYAMPEMPGMNMFSPRINTETGNAMDRRNGAREPVDRNVRFSRTLSVGRLRDRVHRRSGLADFTFCPLQQERDASEDTRRQVEERGTGVPPSDRNALNSRTTSGYPLPNRSSSPFSTQDHEVEASRSRETRYQDLLEHRSNFLERRRRIRSQVRALQRLGSRFENLSGHDRSCILSGQHRNGRCTCRISSRENNSNSNDDTNARASISRIVMLAEALFEVLDEIHQQSVVLSSRPSVSSIGSVPAPAEVVESLPVKLYTKSHKHQEEPVQCYICLVEYEDGDSMRVLPCHHEFHTTCIDKWLKEIHRVCPLCRGDICISDSLPTEN, translated from the exons atggGGTCTAGTAGTAGTAAAGGTGCTTCTTCTTGTagttcatcttcttcttcttcttgtagTTTGAGAAAGAATCGATCGAAGAGGCTTAGAGGTTTTCCTTCCTATTGTCTTGGAACAACTTCTGGATCTCGTGACAGTGATAATGATGAACGG GTTTGTGATCAGAATAAAGTAAATGGAAGTGATGTTACATACAGCAGTAGCAATGAAATTGACTCGGATGAAGTGAAATCAGAGTCTTTTAGAAAAGTTAAACCTGATGGAATACCTTGTATGCCTTCTAACATTGATCTTGATGAGTGGAGTCACGCTGAATCCAGAACCGCGAGCATCTCGGCACATGGTTCTTCAACTCAGTCCACAAATTCTACAAGTCGGTTCCTTTCTCGGTTTAGCCTCATTCCGGGTAATATAAGCTTCAGGCTTAGCAGAACCACCAGCTTAGGGTCATCTCGGCCTTGTCCTGATTCTTCGGCAAATCTTTCTATTTTTAACAATGATGAAGACGAGCTTAGTCTCCATAATAGAAATGAAACTCAACAATATAGTGGCGGTAACATGCTTAATGGGTCTTTTGTAAGTCCAGTTCCTATACAGTATCACGGAGATGCTTCTAATAGTTTAAGTTCAAATGCCCCAATATTCGGTTTGGGTAGCAATTTGTCGAGCAGTCCTACACTGTCTCCTCTCGTAGATACTGTTAGAGATGGATACGCCATGCCAGAGATGCCTGGTATGAACATGTTTTCTCCAAGAATTAATACCGAGACAGGAAATGCCATGGATAGACGGAATGGAGCTCGAGAACCTGTTGACCGCAATGTTCGTTTCAGCCGAACTTTAAGCGTTGGAAGGCTTCGCGACAGAGTCCACCGCCGATCAGGATTGGCTGACTTCACCTTTTGCCCTCTGCAACAAGAGAGAGATGCTAGCGAGGATACTCGAAGACAAGTAGAGGAGAGGGGTACAGGAGTGCCACCATCTGATCGAAACGCTTTAAATTCTCGTACTACATCCGGATATCCTCTACCAAACAGGTCTAGCTCTCCATTCAGCACCCAAGACCACGAGGTTGAGGCTTCACGATCAAGAGAAACTAGGTATCAGGATCTACTAGAACATAGGTCCAATTTCCTCGAACGGAGAAGAAGAATACGATCTCAG GTTCGTGCTCTTCAGCGGTTGGGCAGCCGGTTTGAAAATCTTTCCGGACATGACAGATCATGTATCTTATCTGGTCAACATAGAAACGGTCGTTGTACATGCAGAATAAGTAGTCGCGAGAACAATTCAAATTCAAACGATGATACAAATGCTAGAGCTAGCATATCAAGAATAGTGATGTTAGCCGAAGCCTTATTTGAG GTTCTGGATGAAATTCACCAGCAATCAGTGGTTCTATCTTCCCGCCCTTCTGTATCTTCTATCGGATCTGTTCCCGCGCCTGCCGAAGTTGTCGAATCCTTACCAGTTAAATTATACACAAAGTCACACAAACATCAAGAAGAACCTGTACA ATGCTATATATGTCTTGTGGAGTATGAAGATGGAGACAGCATGCGAGTACTTCCTTGCCATCATGAATTTCATACAACATGTATCGACAAATGGCTGAAGGAGATTCACAG GGTATGTCCACTATGTCGAGGAGATATTTGTATATCAGATTCACTCCCAACAGAGAACTAA
- the LOC127123520 gene encoding uncharacterized protein LOC127123520 yields the protein MGQIAQQLASNSQAPGTLPSGTITNPREHNTVNAVTTRSGKSTEVNDIEKDGLIEVDLEIKETKVQDEEAIPPPVQDKEKVPKLIIKLPYPPRQKKKNQHEKNFEKFLEMFKKLEINIPFSEALEQMPIYAKFMKDIISKKRSTDTEPIILTETCSAVLQGMKIPVKKKDRGSVTISCTIGDRKFKKALIDLGASVSLMPLSIYKKLGIGSVQDT from the coding sequence ATGGGacagatagcacaacagttagCATCCAACTCTCAAGCCCCTGGAACCCTACCTAGTGGTACGATAACAAATCCGCGGGAACATAACACTGTTAACGCTGTCACAAcccgaagtggaaagtcaacCGAGGTTAATGATATCGAAAAAGATGGATTAATagaggtggatttagaaatcaaggaaacaaaaGTCCAAGATGAAGAAGCAATACCACCTCCTGTCCAGGATAAGGAAAAGGTTCCTAAACTCATAATCAAACTTCCTTACCCTCCACGacagaagaagaagaatcaaCATGAGAAGAATTTCGAGAAATTTCTGGAAATGTTCAAGAAACTCGAAATCAATATCCCTTTTTCGGAAGCattggaacaaatgccaatatatgccaagttcatgaaagacataattTCCAAGAAGCGTTCCACTGATACTGAACCGATTATCCTGACTGAAACATGCAGTGCCGttctccaaggcatgaaaataccagtgaaaaagaaagacaggggatCAGTTACTATTTCTTGCACTATTGGTGATcgaaaattcaagaaggctctgattgacttaggagcAAGTGTAAGTTTGATGCCACTATCCATCTATAAGAAGCTAGGCATCGGTTCTGTTCAAGACACTTGA